A region from the Sphingopyxis lindanitolerans genome encodes:
- the trbJ gene encoding P-type conjugative transfer protein TrbJ, with translation MKSRFLAAKISLAITLALAAPSANAQISVIDVANVRQTTVSALQNVATVAKQIQQYQTQLQQYQNMIQNTVGAPVQLWQQATQTIDSLQSQVNQISSFARQAGDVNTYMNQFKNPSYYQTNACTSGNCSAAQRTAALSAARARTTSQMAANADAMNGINSAMTTLASDGQRLDQLQANATGASGQMQALSYANQFAAQQASELQKIRGVLLAQSAALTAQSQYQLDRDAAAMETGTAKMGTKPTPVGTYQN, from the coding sequence ATGAAGTCTCGATTTTTAGCCGCTAAAATTTCTTTGGCGATCACCCTCGCGCTGGCGGCTCCGTCCGCCAATGCGCAAATCTCGGTCATCGACGTTGCGAACGTCCGCCAGACAACCGTTTCCGCGCTGCAAAATGTCGCCACGGTGGCGAAGCAAATCCAGCAGTATCAGACGCAGCTACAGCAATACCAAAATATGATTCAGAACACGGTCGGCGCGCCGGTCCAGCTCTGGCAGCAGGCTACGCAAACGATCGACAGCCTGCAAAGTCAGGTCAATCAAATTAGCTCGTTCGCGCGCCAAGCTGGTGACGTGAACACCTATATGAACCAATTCAAAAATCCGTCTTACTATCAGACCAACGCTTGCACCTCCGGGAATTGCTCGGCCGCGCAAAGGACAGCGGCTTTGTCTGCCGCGCGTGCCCGCACGACTAGCCAGATGGCCGCAAATGCCGACGCTATGAACGGCATCAACAGCGCCATGACGACGCTCGCGTCTGACGGCCAGCGCCTCGACCAATTGCAAGCCAACGCCACGGGTGCCAGCGGTCAAATGCAAGCTCTGTCCTATGCCAACCAATTCGCGGCGCAACAGGCCAGTGAGTTGCAGAAGATTCGCGGCGTGCTGCTCGCGCAAAGCGCCGCGCTGACGGCCCAATCGCAATATCAGCTCGATCGGGATGCTGCGGCAATGGAAACCGGGACGGCGAAAATGGGCACCAAGCCAACCCCGGTAGGAACCTACCAGAATTAA
- a CDS encoding TrbI/VirB10 family protein, translated as MSDADSMSPEASPGGAADGNSGRLVTGVRRVNNAPLLIVLGIVALFIAIVVSIMIDRSSDNAATKVQPAVGQSSADVANKVAGTAPSGAAEVMANAPPLPPADGIPVAPVDPNAPPTVTASPAQPNAPTAADLRRARMEAIREARLAQFGSAVRSPTALKWQDGRNGASSGAGGMSGGADPASQLVALQQQMAAAMAQGRQPSASDIATLTALSNQVAGGGAGAAPGASNARPPANYGQFANNAGGNRWASNSQVEAPSRYQLRAGFVIPGTLISGINSQIPGQIVAQVSQNVFDTATGRYLLIPQGSRLVGAYDSNPVFGQTRALIAWQRIIFPDGKAIDLGAMPGSDSAGYAGFHDQVNAHWFRIFGSALLMSGVTAGVTLSQPQTGLNANGTMSASQALSQALGQQLGQTTAMMIERNLNISPTLIIRPGFRFNVVVVKDLTFSKPYRSFDY; from the coding sequence ATGTCTGATGCTGATAGCATGTCGCCGGAAGCCTCGCCGGGCGGTGCAGCGGACGGGAATAGCGGACGCTTGGTGACAGGTGTTCGCAGGGTCAATAATGCGCCGCTGCTGATCGTCCTTGGCATCGTGGCGCTGTTCATCGCCATCGTAGTGTCGATTATGATTGATCGCTCCTCGGACAATGCGGCGACCAAGGTTCAACCGGCTGTCGGGCAAAGCTCGGCCGATGTTGCGAACAAGGTTGCGGGGACAGCGCCAAGCGGCGCTGCGGAAGTTATGGCGAACGCCCCCCCGCTGCCGCCCGCCGATGGTATTCCGGTCGCGCCGGTTGATCCCAACGCGCCGCCAACCGTCACCGCCTCGCCAGCGCAACCTAACGCCCCCACGGCGGCCGATCTGCGCCGCGCACGCATGGAAGCCATACGCGAAGCACGCCTTGCCCAATTCGGTAGCGCCGTGCGCTCTCCTACCGCCCTGAAATGGCAGGACGGCCGCAATGGGGCATCCTCTGGCGCTGGCGGCATGAGTGGCGGCGCTGATCCGGCAAGCCAGCTCGTCGCCCTCCAACAGCAAATGGCCGCTGCGATGGCGCAGGGCCGCCAGCCCTCGGCCTCCGACATTGCCACCCTTACGGCCCTGTCAAACCAAGTGGCCGGGGGAGGGGCCGGAGCCGCGCCGGGAGCGTCCAATGCCCGTCCGCCTGCCAACTATGGCCAGTTCGCCAACAATGCGGGTGGCAATCGCTGGGCCTCGAACAGCCAAGTGGAAGCGCCCTCGCGCTACCAGCTCCGCGCGGGCTTCGTCATTCCCGGCACGCTGATCTCCGGCATCAACTCGCAAATACCGGGGCAGATTGTGGCGCAAGTTTCCCAAAACGTGTTCGATACCGCCACGGGCCGCTATCTCCTGATCCCGCAAGGCTCGCGCCTTGTCGGCGCGTATGATTCCAACCCGGTCTTTGGGCAGACGCGCGCGCTCATCGCGTGGCAACGGATCATCTTTCCTGACGGCAAGGCGATCGACCTTGGCGCTATGCCGGGGTCGGACAGCGCGGGCTATGCCGGGTTCCATGACCAAGTGAACGCGCATTGGTTCCGTATCTTCGGCTCCGCGCTGCTCATGTCGGGTGTGACCGCTGGCGTAACCCTTAGTCAGCCGCAAACCGGCCTGAACGCCAATGGCACTATGTCCGCCAGCCAAGCCCTTAGCCAAGCTCTCGGCCAGCAGCTCGGACAGACCACGGCGATGATGATTGAGCGCAATCTGAACATATCGCCCACGCTGATTATCCGTCCCGGCTTCCGCTTCAATGTGGTTGTCGTGAAAGACCTCACGTTTTCAAAGCCTTACCGCTCATTCGATTATTGA
- a CDS encoding SPOR domain-containing protein, translating into MAFLLTSCAGVSHRDSFAVPAPPDQAQALVDDSVAELVKLYPPAISRVLIPTTGGGAYGDGLRSSMRQAGYAVIEAGKGVKPDPAATPLRYYVDQPIADSYRVTLRVGAQTFSRIYGVDEKGIYPSAGWALDLTGATPELIERANRPVAPAAPPPVPSPVASTQPGFGGNGTEAGTWSVSLTGFSSESAARAYWRATARLRPSWASVTPRFVQNGRSHGIQFGQFQSSATARAKCKGIRAARCGVVKAG; encoded by the coding sequence GTGGCTTTCCTGCTTACGAGCTGCGCGGGCGTTTCGCACCGGGACAGCTTCGCCGTTCCGGCTCCTCCCGATCAGGCCCAAGCCCTCGTTGACGATTCCGTGGCGGAGCTGGTGAAACTCTACCCGCCTGCGATTAGCCGGGTGCTGATCCCGACTACCGGGGGCGGGGCCTATGGTGACGGCTTGCGCTCCTCGATGCGCCAAGCAGGCTATGCGGTGATTGAGGCGGGCAAGGGCGTGAAGCCCGATCCTGCGGCCACGCCGTTGCGCTATTACGTCGATCAGCCAATTGCCGATTCCTACCGCGTGACGCTGCGGGTCGGCGCGCAAACTTTCTCCCGCATCTATGGCGTGGATGAAAAGGGTATCTACCCGTCTGCCGGGTGGGCGCTCGATCTGACCGGCGCAACGCCGGAGCTGATCGAACGGGCGAACCGGCCCGTAGCGCCTGCCGCACCTCCTCCCGTTCCGTCGCCCGTCGCCAGCACGCAACCCGGCTTCGGCGGCAATGGAACAGAGGCCGGAACGTGGTCTGTCAGCCTGACGGGCTTCTCCTCCGAAAGCGCAGCACGCGCCTATTGGCGCGCGACGGCGCGCCTTCGCCCTTCGTGGGCGAGCGTGACGCCGCGCTTTGTCCAAAACGGACGCTCTCACGGCATCCAATTCGGACAGTTTCAATCCAGCGCGACGGCGCGCGCCAAGTGCAAGGGCATCCGTGCCGCGCGCTGTGGCGTCGTCAAGGCCGGGTAA
- the trbG gene encoding P-type conjugative transfer protein TrbG, whose protein sequence is MKKIAYFAAALAALPSIASAQDGPPLPDDMPPANAPMPAGGGAQVDPNAYISPRNPNLTRTQREGLSIARRWQAESAEGIKPVPGTEGAVLFAFGTSEPSVVCAVLQICDVQLQPGENINSVNVGDSARWLIEPAVSNSGPNETQHLIIKPLDANLNTTLIVTTDRRTYHIRLVSHRTQFMSRVAFTYPDEAQAKWAAFRARSDTARAENTMAVPDGARGTGRGGSEYLSNLDFHYSVDGRARWKPVRVYNDGVKTIIEMPHAMEQTEAPSLLIVRAGGSVSKAADTSIVNYRLQDGRYIVDQIFDQAVLISGVGKRQERVTITRGG, encoded by the coding sequence ATGAAGAAGATCGCCTATTTCGCCGCCGCCCTCGCGGCGCTGCCTTCGATCGCGTCCGCGCAGGACGGCCCGCCGCTTCCCGACGACATGCCGCCCGCGAACGCGCCCATGCCTGCCGGGGGAGGGGCGCAAGTAGATCCCAATGCCTATATCAGCCCGCGCAATCCGAACCTGACGCGCACCCAGCGCGAGGGTCTGTCGATCGCGCGGCGCTGGCAGGCGGAAAGCGCCGAAGGCATCAAGCCGGTGCCGGGCACCGAAGGCGCGGTATTGTTCGCCTTCGGCACCTCCGAACCCTCCGTGGTCTGTGCTGTGCTGCAAATCTGCGATGTGCAGTTGCAGCCGGGCGAGAACATCAATTCGGTCAACGTGGGCGATAGCGCCCGCTGGCTGATCGAACCGGCCGTTTCCAATTCCGGGCCGAACGAAACCCAGCATCTTATCATCAAGCCGCTCGATGCGAACTTGAATACAACGCTGATCGTGACGACCGATCGCCGCACCTACCATATCCGGTTGGTGTCGCACCGGACGCAATTCATGTCGCGGGTGGCGTTCACCTATCCCGATGAAGCGCAAGCCAAATGGGCCGCTTTCCGCGCTCGATCGGACACGGCGCGCGCCGAAAACACGATGGCGGTGCCCGATGGCGCGCGCGGGACGGGCAGGGGAGGGAGCGAATATCTCTCCAATCTCGATTTCCACTATAGCGTTGACGGCCGCGCACGCTGGAAGCCCGTCCGGGTTTACAATGATGGCGTCAAAACCATCATCGAAATGCCGCACGCGATGGAGCAGACGGAAGCGCCATCGCTGCTGATCGTCCGGGCCGGGGGCAGCGTCTCCAAGGCGGCTGATACCTCCATCGTCAATTACCGGCTCCAAGATGGCCGCTACATTGTCGATCAGATTTTTGACCAAGCGGTCCTCATCTCCGGTGTCGGCAAGCGCCAAGAGCGCGTCACCATCACAAGGGGGGGCTGA
- a CDS encoding VirB8/TrbF family protein translates to MSLFDKLRGRRAAESAPVDPNPYLNARRQWNEHVGGIAASRRLWQTMAILSMLIVLAAVGGIIAIGSQSKFIPYVVRVDSLGDAIATQRADVASPVDARVVQAQVGSFIQSARMVTADVELQKQAIFRVYGMLAPNDPALAKMTDYLNGNPDNTPFARAARETVSVEIASVIQQTKTSWQVDWTETERDRQGQPIQPPAKMRALVTIRVAPPSSATTEEQIKQNPLGVFVQDFSWSRTL, encoded by the coding sequence ATGAGTCTGTTTGACAAGCTGCGGGGGCGGCGAGCTGCGGAAAGCGCCCCGGTTGATCCCAACCCCTACCTGAACGCGCGGCGGCAATGGAATGAGCATGTGGGCGGCATCGCTGCCTCGCGGCGCTTGTGGCAGACTATGGCAATCCTTTCGATGCTGATCGTCCTCGCCGCTGTCGGCGGCATCATAGCGATTGGCAGTCAGTCGAAATTCATCCCTTACGTGGTCCGCGTGGACTCGCTGGGGGACGCGATAGCGACCCAGCGGGCCGATGTGGCTTCGCCGGTCGATGCGCGCGTGGTGCAAGCGCAAGTCGGCTCCTTCATCCAGTCGGCCCGCATGGTGACGGCTGACGTTGAACTCCAAAAGCAAGCCATTTTCCGGGTCTATGGGATGCTCGCGCCGAACGATCCGGCGTTGGCAAAGATGACCGACTATCTCAACGGCAATCCCGACAATACGCCTTTCGCCCGCGCGGCGCGGGAAACCGTGTCGGTCGAAATCGCCTCGGTAATTCAGCAAACCAAGACCTCTTGGCAGGTCGATTGGACCGAGACGGAGCGCGATCGGCAAGGCCAGCCTATCCAGCCTCCGGCGAAAATGCGCGCGCTCGTCACGATCCGCGTTGCGCCGCCCAGCTCGGCCACCACGGAGGAACAAATTAAGCAAAACCCCTTGGGCGTGTTCGTCCAAGATTTCTCTTGGTCGCGCACACTCTGA
- a CDS encoding VirB4 family type IV secretion/conjugal transfer ATPase: MIQTIAVVIAIFGAALLAVLAFASFANAAERKLARYRSKDEGLADLLNYGAMVDDGVIVGKNGSFMAAWIYEGDDNASSTDRQRDMVSFRINQALAGLGNGWMIHVDAPRRPAAAYSAAGLSHFPDPVTDAIDQERRELFQSLGTMYEGYFVITATYFPPVIAEQKFVELMFDDDRERPNNKQRTADLVERFKREITTFESRLSSAVKLTRLRAHKVENEDGSTVTHDDFLRWLQFCVTGKNQPVVLPSNPMYLDSIIGGVEMWTGVIPRIGNKFVQTVAIEGFPMESTPGILSALGELPIEYRWSTRFIFMDLHEAVKHLEDFRKKWRQKVRGFFDQVFQTNSGKIDQDALSMVADADNALEEVNSGLIAQGYYTGVVVLTDESRDKVEQAARQLEKAINALGFAARIETVNNLEAFLGTLPGHGVENVRRPIINTMNLADLMPTSSIWTGLDHAPCPMYPPSSPPLMSGVTNGSTPFRLNLHVRDVGHSFIFGPTGAGKSTLLGLLAAQLRRYPGMSIFAFDKGLSLYPLAKAVGGAHFTVAGDDEKLAFCPLQFLETKSDRAWAMDWIDTILALNGVATTPAQRNEIGNAIVNMHASGGKTLSEFVVTIQDETVREAIRTYTVDGSMGHLLDAEHDGLSLSEFTVFEVEELMNLGEKYALPVLLYLFRRIERSLKGQPAAIILDEAWIMLGHPAFRAKIREWLRVLRKSNCLVLMATQSLSDAANSGILDVIVESTATKIFLPNVYARDDDTAQLYRRMGLNTRQIEILATAIPKRQYYYLSEQGRRLFELALGPVALSFVGATDKESIATIKALEAAYGPAWVNEWLAIRGVESTINIGRAAAAPYTSEKLHESV; the protein is encoded by the coding sequence ATGATCCAGACAATCGCTGTCGTCATAGCGATCTTCGGGGCGGCCCTGCTCGCGGTCCTCGCCTTTGCGTCCTTCGCCAACGCGGCCGAACGCAAGCTGGCCCGGTATCGCTCCAAGGATGAAGGGCTTGCCGATCTGCTCAACTATGGGGCGATGGTCGATGATGGCGTAATCGTCGGCAAGAACGGCTCGTTCATGGCCGCGTGGATTTATGAGGGCGACGATAACGCCAGCTCCACCGACCGCCAGCGCGATATGGTCAGCTTTCGGATCAACCAAGCTCTCGCCGGGCTGGGCAATGGCTGGATGATCCACGTTGACGCGCCGCGCCGCCCTGCTGCCGCCTACTCGGCTGCGGGTCTGTCGCATTTTCCTGACCCGGTGACGGACGCCATAGATCAGGAAAGGCGCGAATTATTCCAGTCCCTCGGCACCATGTATGAGGGCTATTTCGTCATTACCGCGACCTATTTCCCTCCGGTCATAGCGGAGCAAAAGTTTGTCGAGCTGATGTTTGACGACGATCGGGAGCGGCCGAACAACAAGCAACGCACGGCCGACCTGGTTGAACGCTTCAAGCGCGAAATCACCACATTTGAAAGCCGTCTGTCCTCGGCCGTGAAGCTGACCCGCCTTCGCGCTCACAAGGTCGAAAATGAGGACGGCTCGACCGTGACGCACGACGACTTTTTGCGGTGGCTGCAATTCTGCGTCACCGGCAAAAATCAGCCGGTCGTGCTGCCCTCGAACCCGATGTATCTCGATTCCATCATCGGCGGTGTCGAAATGTGGACGGGCGTAATCCCGCGCATCGGCAACAAGTTCGTCCAGACGGTAGCGATCGAAGGTTTCCCGATGGAATCGACGCCGGGCATCCTCTCGGCGCTGGGCGAGCTGCCGATTGAATATCGCTGGTCCACGCGGTTCATATTTATGGACCTCCATGAAGCTGTGAAACACCTTGAGGATTTCCGCAAAAAGTGGCGGCAAAAGGTTCGCGGCTTCTTCGATCAGGTTTTCCAGACCAACAGCGGCAAGATAGATCAGGACGCCCTTTCGATGGTGGCCGATGCCGATAATGCGCTGGAGGAAGTCAACTCCGGCCTTATCGCACAAGGATACTATACCGGCGTCGTCGTCCTGACGGACGAAAGCCGCGATAAGGTAGAACAGGCCGCGCGCCAGCTTGAAAAGGCTATCAACGCACTCGGTTTCGCGGCCCGTATCGAGACGGTGAACAACCTAGAGGCGTTCTTGGGCACGCTGCCGGGGCATGGCGTCGAAAACGTCCGCCGCCCGATCATCAACACCATGAACCTAGCCGACCTGATGCCGACCAGCTCGATATGGACCGGCCTCGATCATGCGCCGTGCCCGATGTATCCGCCCAGCTCGCCCCCGCTCATGTCTGGCGTCACCAACGGCTCCACGCCGTTCCGGCTCAATCTCCACGTCCGCGACGTGGGGCATAGCTTCATCTTCGGCCCCACGGGCGCAGGCAAGTCAACGCTGCTCGGCCTGCTCGCCGCCCAGCTCCGCCGCTATCCCGGCATGTCCATTTTCGCGTTCGACAAGGGCCTGTCGCTCTACCCGCTGGCGAAGGCGGTGGGCGGGGCGCATTTCACTGTCGCCGGGGATGACGAAAAGCTCGCCTTCTGCCCGCTCCAATTCCTCGAAACCAAGTCCGATCGCGCATGGGCAATGGATTGGATCGACACAATCCTAGCCCTCAACGGCGTGGCGACCACGCCCGCGCAACGCAACGAAATCGGCAACGCCATCGTCAACATGCACGCCAGCGGGGGCAAAACCCTCTCTGAATTTGTGGTCACGATTCAGGATGAAACGGTGCGCGAGGCGATCCGCACCTACACGGTGGACGGCTCTATGGGCCATCTTCTCGATGCGGAACATGACGGCCTGAGCCTGTCGGAATTTACCGTGTTTGAAGTCGAGGAGCTGATGAACCTCGGTGAAAAATACGCGCTGCCGGTCCTCCTCTATCTTTTCCGGCGTATCGAGCGATCTTTGAAGGGCCAGCCTGCCGCGATCATCCTTGATGAAGCATGGATTATGCTGGGGCATCCCGCCTTCCGGGCCAAAATCCGCGAATGGCTCCGGGTGCTGCGCAAGTCCAACTGCCTTGTTCTCATGGCAACGCAAAGCCTGTCTGACGCCGCAAATTCGGGCATCCTTGACGTTATCGTGGAGTCCACCGCGACCAAGATTTTCCTGCCGAACGTCTATGCGCGCGATGACGATACCGCCCAACTCTACAGACGCATGGGCCTCAATACACGCCAGATTGAAATCTTGGCGACGGCCATCCCCAAGCGCCAATATTACTATCTCTCGGAACAGGGGCGGCGGCTCTTTGAGCTGGCGCTAGGCCCCGTGGCCCTGTCCTTCGTCGGCGCGACCGACAAGGAATCCATCGCCACCATTAAGGCCCTTGAAGCGGCCTATGGCCCGGCATGGGTCAACGAGTGGCTGGCCATCCGTGGCGTCGAATCCACCATCAATATCGGCCGCGCGGCGGCGGCCCCCTATACCTCGGAGAAGCTGCATGAGTCTGTTTGA
- a CDS encoding conjugal transfer protein TrbD, which yields MALRSVPIRRSGVRNNLFLGGDRELVMLTGLASMALIVPAINSLKAWAAGLLIWFAGVWACRLMAKSDPLMRFVYMRHRTYRPYYPAHSTPFRKNGRLQFRRYRQPGKKK from the coding sequence ATGGCTCTGCGATCAGTGCCTATTCGCCGCTCTGGCGTCCGCAACAATCTGTTTTTGGGTGGGGACCGCGAGCTGGTCATGCTCACGGGCCTAGCGTCGATGGCGCTGATCGTTCCGGCCATCAATTCCTTGAAGGCGTGGGCCGCTGGCCTGCTGATCTGGTTTGCAGGCGTGTGGGCCTGTCGTCTCATGGCGAAATCGGACCCGCTGATGCGGTTCGTTTACATGCGGCACCGCACCTATCGCCCCTACTACCCGGCCCACTCCACGCCCTTCCGCAAGAACGGCCGCCTGCAATTCCGCCGCTACCGGCAACCGGGGAAGAAAAAATGA
- a CDS encoding TrbC/VirB2 family protein: protein MTLFWNDAAARRKALIWGMLGLALVMLLLWPHAAWASDTTGGLPYESYLTKVRQSMTGTVGYTFALVGIVVAGGVLIFGGDLNGFVRTLLLIVLVASMLVGANSVLSSITGGGAVITGTASPALAG, encoded by the coding sequence ATGACGTTGTTTTGGAATGACGCCGCCGCCCGCCGTAAGGCGCTCATATGGGGTATGCTGGGGCTGGCGCTCGTCATGCTCCTGCTCTGGCCTCACGCGGCTTGGGCCTCGGATACCACGGGCGGCCTGCCTTACGAATCCTATCTGACCAAGGTGCGCCAGTCGATGACCGGCACCGTCGGTTATACCTTCGCCCTCGTCGGCATCGTCGTTGCCGGTGGTGTCCTGATCTTCGGCGGCGATCTCAACGGCTTTGTGCGAACGCTGTTGCTGATCGTCCTCGTCGCCTCGATGCTCGTCGGCGCTAACTCGGTCCTGTCCTCCATCACGGGCGGCGGTGCGGTGATTACCGGCACCGCTTCGCCCGCGCTGGCAGGCTAA
- the trbB gene encoding P-type conjugative transfer ATPase TrbB produces the protein MEAKGEPAQDTVKERAKEMLRRSMQPLMLDALADPKTVELILNADGKLWLERLGERMICIGKVAPSRAEAIIKAVAGYHNKEVTRASPVLEGEFPIDGSRFAGQMPPVVPAPTFAIRKRAVAIFTLEQYVEGGIMTAEQCSLIHEAIRAHRNILVIGGTGSGKTTLVNAIINGMVDADPTERLVIIEDTGEIQCAAENYVQFHTSPQITMTALLKTTLRMRPDRILVGEVRGPEALDLLMAWNTGHEGGAATLHANNAEAGLSRLQMLISMHPDSPRPIEPLIGDAVHLIVHIARTPEGRRIESLLEVGGFVDGKYILRKL, from the coding sequence ATGGAGGCCAAGGGGGAACCCGCTCAAGATACGGTAAAAGAGCGTGCGAAGGAGATGCTTCGCCGCTCCATGCAACCGCTTATGTTGGATGCGCTTGCCGACCCCAAAACCGTTGAGCTGATCCTGAACGCCGATGGCAAGCTATGGCTGGAACGCCTTGGCGAACGCATGATCTGCATCGGTAAGGTCGCCCCAAGCCGGGCCGAGGCGATCATCAAGGCGGTCGCTGGCTATCATAACAAGGAAGTGACGCGGGCCTCCCCGGTTCTGGAAGGCGAGTTTCCTATAGATGGCTCGCGCTTCGCCGGACAGATGCCCCCGGTCGTGCCCGCGCCGACCTTCGCCATCCGAAAACGCGCCGTGGCGATCTTTACCCTCGAACAATATGTGGAGGGCGGGATTATGACGGCGGAGCAATGCAGCCTCATCCATGAGGCTATCCGCGCGCACCGCAACATTCTGGTGATTGGCGGCACCGGCAGCGGCAAAACAACGCTAGTGAATGCCATTATCAACGGGATGGTGGACGCGGACCCGACCGAACGGCTCGTAATCATTGAAGATACCGGCGAGATTCAATGCGCCGCTGAAAACTACGTCCAGTTCCACACGTCCCCGCAAATCACCATGACGGCGCTGCTCAAAACCACGCTGCGGATGCGGCCCGATCGTATCCTAGTGGGCGAGGTGCGCGGCCCGGAAGCCCTCGACCTGCTCATGGCGTGGAACACCGGCCACGAGGGCGGAGCGGCCACGCTGCACGCCAACAACGCCGAAGCGGGCCTTAGCAGGCTCCAAATGCTCATCAGTATGCACCCCGATTCACCACGGCCGATTGAGCCGCTGATTGGTGATGCGGTGCATTTGATCGTCCACATCGCGCGCACGCCAGAGGGTCGCCGCATTGAAAGCCTGCTGGAAGTCGGGGGCTTCGTGGATGGGAAATACATTTTGCGCAAACTGTGA